One Brassica oleracea var. oleracea cultivar TO1000 chromosome C7, BOL, whole genome shotgun sequence genomic window carries:
- the LOC106301308 gene encoding uncharacterized tRNA/rRNA methyltransferase MSMEG_6073/MSMEI_5913: MYCNLTRTQGFPMAIRVSLQQTKAKSCFHLKGSAFADVSTGFSRGSLLVSSRLKSIEIGMLGKLESVRDYSSFDSQRFGKRSGGRGRSGLVSKAYRDQRSDERRADGSSSWEKKRDGRGRNGDSVSDRRSRFGGETRERDSFRGRRDDREGGESEKATGNSIWVANDKPAQEQLPKVNRSSWEKQDETVSYAREDDDRVVEEGETEQIEEEPNDARWPEIKNRFNRYDVRRDEGRGGNAAYQNWNRQESWGRKTWQEATESSVPRMVGEVVYGVSPVLAALSAGRRELYALYVQEGLDLSSNNKKKKDKKGFEKVLKLSEKLGLDIKETSKHDLNMVADNRPHQGLVLDASPLELVKVKELDKVSSEEEEKYSLWVALDEVTDPQNLGAIIRSAYFFGATGVVVCAKNSAPLSAVVSKASAGSLEVMELRYCKNMMQFLEASAENGWRVVGGSVSSKAVALNEVSPGRPTILVLGNEGTGLRPLVERSCTDLVRISGNMASDVAASTESEDGEVEGLRSFLAVESLNVSVAAGLFLHHLIGNKASV; the protein is encoded by the coding sequence ATGTACTGTAACCTGACAAGAACCCAAGGGTTTCCAATGGCGATTAGGGTTTCCTTACAACAAACCAAAGCTAAAAGCTGTTTCCACCTCAAAGGAAGCGCCTTTGCAGATGTCTCGACTGGGTTTAGCAGAGGTAGTCTTTTAGTTAGCTCTCGCCTCAAATCTATAGAGATTGGAATGTTAGGGAAGCTTGAAAGCGTTAGAGACTATTCTAGTTTCGATTCACAGAGATTTGGCAAACGAAGTGGTGGTAGAGGAAGATCTGGATTAGTTTCAAAAGCTTACCGAGACCAGAGAAGTGACGAGAGGAGAGCTGATGGATCATCATCTTGGGAGAAGAAACGAGATGGTAGAGGTAGAAATGGAGATTCAGTTTCTGATAGGAGAAGTAGATTTGGTGGTGAAACAAGAGAGCGTGATTCTTTCCGTGGTAGAAGAGATGATAGAGAAGGAGGAGAAAGCGAGAAAGCTACTGGAAACTCTATTTGGGTTGCTAATGACAAACCAGCTCAAGAGCAGTTGCCTAAAGTTAATCGTTCATCTTGGGAGAAACAAGATGAAACAGTGAGTTATGCCCGTGAAGATGATGATAGAGTCGTTGAAGAAGGGGAAACCGAGCAGATTGAAGAAGAACCAAATGATGCTAGGTGGCCTGAGATCAAGAACAGGTTCAATAGGTATGATGTAAGAAGAGATGAAGGGCGCGGCGGCAATGCAGCGTATCAAAACTGGAACAGGCAAGAGAGCTGGGGAAGGAAAACATGGCAAGAGGCGACCGAGTCAAGCGTGCCTAGGATGGTTGGTGAAGTGGTTTACGGAGTGAGTCCGGTCTTAGCTGCACTATCCGCCGGGAGACGAGAGCTGTACGCTCTGTACGTTCAAGAAGGTTTGGATTTGAGTAGCAACAACAAGAAGAAGAAAGACAAGAAAGGTTTCGAGAAGGTCTTGAAACTCTCTGAGAAGCTAGGGTTAGACATCAAGGAAACTTCCAAGCATGATCTTAACATGGTTGCTGATAACAGACCTCATCAAGGACTGGTGCTGGACGCTTCACCGTTGGAGCTGGTGAAAGTGAAAGAGCTAGATAAGGTTTCTTCGGAGGAAGAAGAGAAGTACTCTCTTTGGGTAGCTTTAGATGAGGTCACTGATCCGCAGAACTTAGGTGCCATCATAAGGTCTGCTTACTTTTTTGGAGCCACTGGTGTTGTGGTGTGTGCCAAAAACTCGGCTCCGTTGAGTGCGGTTGTGAGTAAAGCAAGCGCTGGATCGCTGGAAGTGATGGAGCTTAGATACTGCAAGAACATGATGCAGTTCTTGGAAGCTTCTGCTGAGAACGGTTGGCGTGTGGTTGGTGGTTCGGTTTCTTCCAAGGCTGTTGCTTTGAACGAGGTTTCACCCGGTAGGCCGACGATTCTTGTGTTGGGGAATGAAGGGACTGGTTTAAGGCCGTTGGTGGAGAGATCATGCACTGATTTAGTTCGGATTAGTGGGAATATGGCTAGCGATGTTGCAGCTAGTACAGAGTCTGAAGATGGGGAAGTGGAAGGATTGAGATCTTTCTTAGCTGTGGAGAGTTTGAACGTGAGTGTTGCAGCTGGTTTGTTTCTTCATCACTTGATAGGAAACAAAGCAAGTGTTTGA
- the LOC106306829 gene encoding hexokinase-1, translating into MGKVAVGATVVCAAAVCAASVYIVRRRMQSSGKWARVIEILRVLEEDCATPIGKLRQVADAMTVEMHAGLASEGGSKLKMLISYVDNLPSGEEHGFFYALDLGGTNFRVMRVLLGGKQGRVVKQEAKEVSIPPHLMTSGSDELFNFIAEALANFVATEGEDFHLPEGRQRELGFTFSFPVKQTSLSSGTLIKWTKGFSIEDTVGQDVVGALVKAMERVGLDMNVTALVNDTVGTLAGGRYYNPDVVAAVILGTGTNAAYVERAHAIPKWHGLLPKSGEMVINMEWGNFRSSHLPLTEYDHLLDFDSLNPGEQILEKIISGMYLGEILRRVLLKMADEAAFFGDSVPPKLRIPFIIRTPNMSAMHSDTSPDLKVVGSKLKDILEVPTTSLKMRKVVVSLCDIIASRGARLSAAGIYGILKKLGRDAPKDGETQKSVIAMDGGLFEHYTQFSECMESSLKELLGDEASDSVEVIHSNDGSGVGAALLAASHSQYLDDSETS; encoded by the exons ATGGGTAAAGTGGCTGTTGGTGCGACGGTCGTGTGCGCTGCGGCGGTTTGCGCGGCGTCTGTGTACATCGTGCGGCGGCGGATGCAAAGCTCCGGGAAATGGGCGCGTGTGATAGAGATCCTGAGGGTTCTCGAGGAGGATTGCGCGACGCCAATCGGGAAACTGAGACAAGTGGCGGATGCGATGACGGTTGAGATGCACGCGGGTCTCGCTTCCGAAGGTGGAAGCAAGCTTAAGATGCTTATCAGCTACGTCGATAATCTTCCTTCTGG GGAAGAACATGGTTTCTTTTATGCGCTGGACCTAGGAGGAACGAACTTCCGTGTGATGCGTGTGCTTCTTGGTGGCAAACAAGGCCGTGTTGTCAAACAAGAAGCCAAAGAAGTCTCTATTCCTCCTCATTTGATGACCAGCGGTTCAGAT GAACTGTTCAATTTTATCGCTGAAGCGCTTGCAAATTTCGTGGCTACAGAAGGAGAGGACTTTCATCTCCCAGAGGGTAGACAAAGGGAGCTAGGTTTCACTTTCTCGTTTCCGGTTAAGCAGACATCTTTGTCTTCTGGCACTCTCATCAAGTGGACCAAAGGCTTCTCCATCGAAGATACA GTTGGACAAGATGTGGTTGGTGCGCTTGTTAAAGCTATGGAAAGAGTTGGGCTTGACATGAATGTCACAGCCCTT GTTAATGATACCGTTGGAACACTTGCTGGTGGTAGATACTATAACCCTGATGTTGTCGCCGCTGTTATTCTAGGCACTGGCACAAACGCAGCTTATGTTGAACGTGCACATGCCATTCCCAAATGGCACGGCTTACTTCCCAAATCTGGAGAAATG GTGATCAACATGGAGTGGGGAAACTTCAGGTCATCACATCTTCCATTGACGGAGTACGACCACTTGCTGGATTTCGATAGTCTGAATCCTGGTGAACAG ATTCTTGAGAAAATCATTTCCGGTATGTATTTGGGAGAGATCTTGCGTAGAGTCCTTCTCAAAATGGCTGACGAGGCTGCTTTCTTTGGTGACTCTGTCCCACCTAAGCTGAGAATACCATTCATAATAAG GACACCAAACATGTCTGCTATGCACAGCGACACTTCTCCGGATTTGAAGGTTGTTGGAAGCAAGTTAAAGGACATATTGGAG GTCCCTACCACTTCTCTGAAGATGAGAAAAGTTGTGGTCAGTCTGTGTGACATCATAGCTAGCCGCGGAGCTCGTCTATCAGCTGCAGGGATCTACGGAATCCTCAAGAAACTAGGAAGAGACGCACCGAAAGACGGAGAGACGCAGAAATCTGTGATAGCCATGGACGGTGGACTGTTTGAGCACTACACTCAGTTCAGCGAGTGTATGGAGAGCTCGTTGAAAGAGTTGCTTGGAGATGAAGCATCAGACAGCGTGGAGGTGATTCATTCGAATGACGGATCTGGCGTTGGAGCTGCATTACTCGCTGCCTCGCACTCTCAGTACCTCGATGACTCTGAAACAAGTTAA